CAAAAAAAAAGTGCACTCTGAATGAGTGCACTTTTAAAAAGTTTAATTAAATAAAATTACCGCCTGATATAGAATGGATCTATTTTAGGCGGTAAGCAAATGTAGAAAAATTATAGAATTTACACTAGTTTGAATCTGCTTTTTTATCAAATTTCTTAAAGTGAATCAAGAATGTTGTTCCATTAGAACTAGAGTTTACTTGAATTTTGGCTTGATGCCTGTTAGCAATTCGATAACATATGGCTAACCCTAAACCTGTTCCAGTATCTTTAGTTGTTAAAAATGGTTTGCCGATATTTTCTAAAATATGGGGTGGTATTCCTATGCCTTCATCTTGAATTGATAGTACGACACCATCATTTTCACTATGAGTATAGATTCTGAGTATTCCTCCGATCCTCATAGCTTCTAATCCATTGCGGGACAAATTAAGTATAAGCTGTCGAATTTCTTTCTCATCCAAGTATAGATCGCCCGTATGTTGTAAATAAAGTTCTACATCTTTATTGGCAGCATTTGCATCGGCTTTGATAAGTGGATAGAGTGCCTCTATGACATTATTTAAATAGGTAGGCTTCAAATCAATGATTCGGTGCTGGCTAAGTGATAAATATTCTTTTATAATCAGGTTAGTTCTATCAAGTTCTTCAATCATAAGGCCAAACTGATTCTTATAACTAATAAATTCATGCTTATTTGCAAAGTATTGAATATATCCTCGAACTGTTGTCATAGGATTTCTAATTTCATGAGCGACGCTTGCTGCCATTTGTCCTACGGCATTTAATCTATCCAGGCGCGATACGTCCAGTTCGAGATTTTTTCGGCTCGTAATATCGCGGACGATGCAATCAAATCCTACACATTCTCCAGAATCATTTGTTAATGGAACTGATTTTTGTTCGATCCAGATTATTGATTTATCTTTCTTCACTAAGCGTAACGTGATTAGTTGGTCAATATATGCAGGATCGCGGATAAACATCTTTAGTATGGGACGATCTTTTGGGAAAATAAGAGACAGGATCAGTTTCTTTGATTTATAAAAATCTTCTGGATAATATCCTGTCAATTTAGAAATCGATGGGCTAATATATTCAAATCCTTTTGTAGGAGTAATTTTATAACGATATATTACGTCTGAAGCATTCTCAGCAAGCAAGCGATAATACTGCTCCTTAATCACCAAGTCGTTGCGGGTTTTCTCAAAATAGACAATTAATGTACCTACTGCTACTAAAAAGCGAAAAATAGAATCTATTATAAAACCCCAAGGGGCAAACCATTCTACCGTGATAAGAAATGGCAGATCCAGTAGATGCAAGCCTAATATTATAAAAGAAATTCCCGTAATATATTTTCCTAATCCATGGACATCAAGGCTTCTAATAAATAAAAGCCCATTTTTACAATATACAAATGCTAAATAAAGGCACACTGGAAAAACAGTCAGAAAAAATGATATATTTAGTGAAATCAAGAAAATAGTTAGTAAAAACGTAAACAGCGATCCTAAATGCCAGTATTTTTTGAGCGGTTTCTCAACAAAAATACTA
This portion of the Sporomusaceae bacterium FL31 genome encodes:
- a CDS encoding ATPase: MMSVSELSILYPLAASFAVFLIYCYLYIQYRQLYIGLWAFSWALYLIRFVFLDTPLHTVTGLPMILYIFTVIWGSLMMLIATSIFVEKPLKKYWHLGSLFTFLLTIFLISLNISFFLTVFPVCLYLAFVYCKNGLLFIRSLDVHGLGKYITGISFIILGLHLLDLPFLITVEWFAPWGFIIDSIFRFLVAVGTLIVYFEKTRNDLVIKEQYYRLLAENASDVIYRYKITPTKGFEYISPSISKLTGYYPEDFYKSKKLILSLIFPKDRPILKMFIRDPAYIDQLITLRLVKKDKSIIWIEQKSVPLTNDSGECVGFDCIVRDITSRKNLELDVSRLDRLNAVGQMAASVAHEIRNPMTTVRGYIQYFANKHEFISYKNQFGLMIEELDRTNLIIKEYLSLSQHRIIDLKPTYLNNVIEALYPLIKADANAANKDVELYLQHTGDLYLDEKEIRQLILNLSRNGLEAMRIGGILRIYTHSENDGVVLSIQDEGIGIPPHILENIGKPFLTTKDTGTGLGLAICYRIANRHQAKIQVNSSSNGTTFLIHFKKFDKKADSN